From a single Myxocyprinus asiaticus isolate MX2 ecotype Aquarium Trade chromosome 33, UBuf_Myxa_2, whole genome shotgun sequence genomic region:
- the LOC127424150 gene encoding kazal-type serine protease inhibitor domain-containing protein 1-like, giving the protein MLLKTLGKERNFLRRKKVECIVWAQDKPSYALIMAMHLVICAVLVLSIRPGDFFPNYTYDYMDEDLASFDYYKGTDEFDERNRTEECDECAPELCPLTQGCRAGLVKDRCGCCSECANLEGQTCDPGQRNVYYGLCGEGLECKLDSSDGVKGEEQEPRCVCASQKPLCGSDGETYMNLCKFREASFLKPGLNMSDGPCKTVPIIKVPPHNLVNVTGSSIAFLCEVFAFPMALVEWRKDGKEVILPGDDPRISVQSRGGPQKYELSSWLQIEEASQMDSGTYRCIARNELGHVSATAILGVLPPDEMTAYMEQNMNAMMGYDQLQDYDMDYY; this is encoded by the exons ATGCTGCTTAAAACTTTGGGAAAAGAAAGAAACTTTTTGAGGCGGAAAAAAGTCGAATGCATAGTTTGGGCACAAGACAAGCCCTCATATGCTCTCATAATGGCCATGCATTTGGTTATTTGTGCTGTGCTGGTCTTAAGCATCAGACCTGGCGACTTTTTTCCTAATTACACATATGACTACATGGACGAGGACTTGGCCTCCTTTGATTATTACAAAGGGACGGATGAATTTGATGAGAGGAACAGGACGGAGGAGTGCGACGAGTGTGCGCCGGAGCTGTGTCCGCTCACTCAGGGCTGCAGAGCGGGGCTGGTGAAGGACCGCTGCGGCTGCTGCTCTGAATGCGCAAATCTAGAGGGACAAACCTGTGATCCCGGACAGAGAAATGTGTATTATGGACTGTGTGGAGAGGGGTTGGAGTGCAAACTGGACAGCTCGGATGGAGTCAAAGGAGAGGAGCAAGAACctcggtgtgtgtgtgcgtctcagAAACCTCTGTGTGGGTCAGATGGAGAGACTTACATGAATCTCTGTAAGTTCAGAGAAGCTTCTTTCCTAAAGCCTGGACTTAATATGAGTGATGGGCCGTGCAAGACAG TCCCCATCATCAAGGTTCCTCCACACAATCTGGTAAATGTAACAGGCAGCAGTATAGCATTTCTGTGTGAGGTGTTTGCATTTCCCATGGCTCTTGTGGAATGGAGAAAAGACGGAAAAGAGGTCATTTTACCTGGCGATGATCCCCGCATATCTGTTCAG TCACGAGGTGGCCCTCAGAAGTATGAACTCTCCAGCTGGCTGCAGATTGAAGAGGCCAGTCAGATGGACTCtggcacatacaggtgcatcgcAAGAAATGAGCTTGGCCACGTCTCAGCCACTGCAATTTTAGGGGTGCTGCCACCAG ATGAGATGACTGCCTATATGGAACAAAACATGAATGCAATGATGGGATATGACCAGTTACAGGACTATGACATGGATTATTACTAA